A portion of the Blautia hansenii DSM 20583 genome contains these proteins:
- the smc gene encoding chromosome segregation protein SMC, with amino-acid sequence MYLKSIEVQGFKSFANKITFEFHNGITGIVGPNGSGKSNVGDAVRWVLGEQSAKQLRGGNMQDVIFSGTETRKPLGFAYVAITLDNSDHKLPIDYQEVTIARRLYRSGESEYLLNGTSCRLKDVNELFYDTGIGKEGYSIIGQGQIDKILSGKPEERRELFDEAAGIVKFKRRKNTAIKKLEEEQQNLTRVNDILSELTRQLAPLEKQAETAKVYLKKKEALKQLDIQMFLVEMARIREQLKAVEEKYEIAQSDLEETCKSFDVTKTEYENLEKELEILETEIQKSREQSTQKTLEKQNLENQIHLLQEQIHSAKQNETQYQERAVALDADIDKRKKEEQGYLEEQSQLEEKAAEFSRVQSQAQEAFKEIAIEIHNLEEAIESGKNEIIEILNQRASIKGKLQRYDTMMEQISIRKVALNQRNLTLRSEVAQLDASEEQYKTQKQEIEETIEKLIRQGNRCEDQIKKYQAEISRATQQLENEKTAYHREASRLESLKNITERYDGYGNSIRRVMEQKKNVSGIKGVVADLLKVEKNYETAIETALGGSIQNIVTDNENTAKGMIEFLKKNKYGRATFLPLTSMKNKKTFNNPAALKEPGVIGVASDLVQVEAEYEGLANYLLGRTLVVDHIDHGIAIAKKYQYTIRMVTIEGESLNPGGSLTGGAFKNNSNLLGRRREIDELHENVEKLKLNIEKLQAALEEYRNKRNHFRDEAGRIQESLQEQYIQENTVQMNLNSMSDKRAEIKQGYENLKRENAELEKQTKEIEENSQSIQLEMEASASQESALEKSINEKQEELESRKKQETDISKELEKSQLEGAGITSRKGFIQENLRRIKEELESLTNQKEALFAGMEEGKEEALKKETEIVKIRQEIELAAKEEEEDREKLQEALLKKEKMTQEHKAFFSKRDELSARMNLLDKESYRLLGQKEKLEENQETQVNYMWEEYEITYSQALIDMPDELQERAEIKSAISNMRSEIRQLGNVNVNAIEEYKELSERHTFMKTQHDDLVQAEETLQGIINELDTGMRRQFEEKFGQIRIEFDKAFKELFGGGKGTLELDEEEDILEAGIRIISQPPGKKLQNMMQLSGGEKALTAIALLFAIQNLKPSPFCLLDEIEAALDDSNVTRYAKYLHKLTKNTQFIIITHRRGTMAAADRLYGITMQEKGVSTLVSVDLIENDLDK; translated from the coding sequence ATGTATTTAAAGAGTATTGAGGTGCAGGGATTTAAGTCTTTTGCTAATAAGATTACGTTTGAATTTCATAACGGAATCACGGGAATTGTAGGCCCAAACGGAAGCGGAAAAAGTAATGTAGGCGATGCAGTGCGTTGGGTTTTAGGTGAGCAAAGCGCCAAACAGCTTCGAGGGGGTAACATGCAGGATGTTATTTTCTCAGGGACAGAGACAAGAAAACCGCTGGGCTTTGCCTATGTGGCGATTACACTGGATAACAGCGACCACAAATTACCCATTGATTATCAGGAGGTTACCATTGCCAGAAGACTGTACCGCTCAGGGGAAAGTGAATATCTTTTAAACGGAACCTCCTGCCGCTTAAAAGATGTAAATGAGCTTTTCTACGATACAGGTATTGGAAAAGAAGGCTATTCCATTATCGGGCAGGGACAGATTGATAAAATATTAAGCGGAAAACCGGAGGAAAGACGTGAGCTTTTTGACGAGGCAGCCGGAATTGTAAAGTTTAAAAGAAGAAAGAATACAGCCATTAAAAAGCTGGAGGAAGAACAGCAAAACCTTACCCGTGTCAATGATATTTTATCCGAGCTTACGAGACAGTTAGCGCCTTTGGAGAAGCAGGCAGAGACAGCCAAGGTATATCTGAAGAAAAAGGAAGCCTTAAAGCAGCTTGATATTCAGATGTTTCTGGTGGAAATGGCAAGAATTCGGGAGCAGTTAAAGGCTGTGGAAGAAAAATACGAGATTGCCCAGTCAGACTTGGAAGAAACCTGTAAAAGCTTTGATGTGACGAAAACAGAGTATGAAAATTTGGAAAAAGAGCTGGAAATTCTGGAAACAGAAATCCAGAAATCCAGAGAGCAGTCTACACAGAAAACTTTAGAAAAACAAAATCTGGAAAACCAAATTCACCTGTTGCAGGAGCAAATTCATTCTGCAAAGCAAAATGAAACCCAGTATCAGGAAAGAGCGGTTGCTTTAGACGCAGATATTGACAAGAGAAAAAAAGAAGAACAGGGATATCTGGAAGAACAGTCCCAATTAGAGGAAAAAGCAGCGGAATTTTCAAGGGTTCAGTCTCAGGCACAGGAAGCGTTTAAGGAAATTGCCATTGAAATTCATAATTTAGAAGAAGCCATTGAAAGCGGTAAAAACGAAATTATTGAAATTTTAAATCAGAGGGCTTCTATCAAAGGAAAATTACAGCGTTATGACACCATGATGGAGCAGATTTCTATTCGGAAGGTTGCTTTAAATCAGAGAAATTTGACCTTGCGAAGTGAAGTTGCACAGTTAGATGCTTCCGAGGAACAGTATAAAACGCAGAAGCAGGAAATTGAAGAAACCATTGAAAAGCTTATTCGTCAGGGCAACCGCTGTGAAGACCAGATTAAAAAATATCAGGCAGAAATTTCAAGAGCGACACAGCAGTTGGAAAATGAAAAGACAGCTTATCACAGAGAAGCTTCCAGACTGGAGTCTTTGAAGAATATTACGGAGCGTTATGACGGCTATGGAAACAGTATTCGCCGTGTTATGGAGCAGAAAAAAAATGTTTCCGGAATTAAGGGCGTTGTGGCAGACCTTTTAAAAGTAGAAAAAAATTATGAGACAGCCATTGAAACGGCTTTGGGAGGCAGTATTCAGAATATTGTTACAGATAATGAGAATACAGCCAAGGGAATGATTGAATTCCTGAAGAAGAACAAGTATGGGCGTGCTACCTTCCTTCCTCTTACCAGTATGAAGAATAAAAAGACCTTCAATAATCCGGCAGCCTTAAAAGAGCCGGGGGTAATCGGTGTTGCCAGCGATTTGGTTCAGGTAGAGGCAGAGTATGAAGGATTGGCGAATTATCTTCTGGGAAGAACTTTGGTAGTAGACCACATTGATCATGGAATTGCCATTGCAAAGAAATATCAGTATACTATTCGTATGGTTACCATAGAAGGGGAGTCCTTAAATCCCGGCGGTTCTCTGACCGGTGGTGCTTTTAAGAATAACAGCAATCTTCTGGGAAGACGAAGAGAAATCGATGAGCTTCATGAAAATGTAGAAAAATTAAAATTAAATATCGAAAAATTACAGGCAGCATTGGAAGAATACCGCAATAAGCGAAACCACTTCCGTGATGAGGCTGGCCGTATACAGGAAAGTCTTCAAGAGCAGTATATTCAGGAAAATACCGTGCAGATGAATTTGAATTCCATGTCAGATAAAAGAGCAGAGATTAAGCAGGGATATGAGAATTTAAAAAGAGAAAATGCAGAGCTTGAAAAGCAAACGAAAGAAATTGAGGAAAACAGCCAATCCATCCAATTAGAAATGGAAGCCAGCGCCAGTCAGGAAAGTGCATTGGAAAAATCTATCAATGAAAAGCAGGAAGAATTGGAAAGCAGGAAAAAGCAAGAAACGGATATTTCCAAGGAACTGGAAAAGAGTCAGTTGGAGGGAGCAGGTATTACTTCCAGAAAAGGCTTTATTCAGGAAAATCTAAGACGTATTAAGGAAGAACTGGAAAGTCTTACCAATCAGAAAGAAGCTCTTTTTGCAGGAATGGAAGAAGGCAAAGAGGAGGCTTTGAAAAAAGAAACGGAAATTGTAAAAATTCGTCAGGAAATCGAACTTGCGGCAAAAGAGGAAGAAGAAGATAGAGAAAAATTGCAGGAAGCTCTTTTGAAAAAAGAAAAGATGACACAGGAGCATAAGGCATTTTTCTCAAAAAGAGACGAATTGTCTGCAAGGATGAATTTGCTGGATAAGGAAAGCTATCGTCTGCTGGGGCAGAAGGAAAAGCTGGAAGAAAATCAAGAGACGCAGGTAAACTATATGTGGGAAGAATATGAGATTACATATAGTCAGGCGCTGATTGATATGCCGGATGAATTACAGGAAAGAGCAGAGATAAAGAGCGCAATTTCCAATATGAGGAGTGAAATCAGGCAGTTGGGAAATGTCAATGTCAATGCCATTGAGGAATACAAAGAGCTGTCGGAGCGTCACACTTTTATGAAGACGCAGCATGATGATTTGGTTCAGGCAGAGGAAACCTTACAGGGAATTATCAATGAGCTGGATACCGGAATGCGCCGCCAGTTTGAAGAAAAATTCGGACAAATCCGTATAGAGTTTGATAAGGCATTTAAGGAGCTTTTCGGAGGCGGAAAGGGTACGCTGGAGCTTGACGAGGAAGAAGATATTCTGGAGGCGGGAATTCGCATTATTTCCCAGCCGCCCGGAAAAAAATTGCAGAATATGATGCAGCTTTCCGGTGGAGAAAAGGCGCTGACAGCCATTGCCCTTTTATTTGCCATCCAAAATCTGAAGCCGTCTCCCTTCTGTCTGCTGGATGAGATTGAGGCTGCACTTGACGACTCGAATGTTACAAGATATGCAAAATATCTTCATAAGTTGACAAAAAATACACAGTTTATTA
- the rnc gene encoding ribonuclease III: MKNSKKFLELEKKIGYEFENFDLLVNALTHSSYANEHHIAYKENNERLEFLGDAVLELTSSEFLFYQYADLPEGKLTKKRASIVCEPTLALCAKEISLGDYLLLGKGEEATGGRNRNSIISDAMEALIGAIYLDGGFANAKEFVHKYILNDIENKQLFYDSKTTLQEIVQAQYEDDVKYVLVKEEGPDHNKSFYVEALLGDKKLGEGCGHTKKAAEQQAAYCAIKKLRDEKGDLCI; encoded by the coding sequence ATGAAGAATTCAAAGAAATTTTTAGAGCTGGAGAAGAAAATAGGATATGAATTTGAAAATTTTGACCTTTTAGTCAATGCACTGACTCACAGCTCTTATGCAAATGAACACCATATTGCTTATAAGGAAAATAATGAGAGACTGGAATTTTTGGGAGATGCGGTATTAGAGCTGACTTCCAGTGAATTTTTATTTTACCAATATGCAGATTTACCGGAAGGAAAACTGACAAAAAAACGTGCCAGTATTGTATGTGAGCCTACTCTTGCCCTCTGTGCAAAGGAAATTTCCTTAGGAGATTATTTGCTTTTAGGCAAAGGGGAAGAAGCAACAGGAGGAAGAAACAGAAATTCTATTATTTCAGACGCAATGGAAGCGCTGATAGGTGCAATTTATCTGGACGGCGGTTTTGCTAATGCAAAAGAGTTTGTTCACAAATATATCTTAAATGACATTGAGAACAAGCAGCTCTTTTATGATAGCAAGACTACACTTCAGGAAATTGTACAGGCACAGTATGAAGATGATGTAAAATATGTATTGGTAAAGGAAGAAGGACCGGATCACAATAAGTCCTTTTATGTGGAAGCACTTCTGGGTGACAAAAAACTGGGAGAGGGCTGCGGACATACAAAGAAGGCGGCAGAGCAGCAGGCAGCTTACTGCGCCATTAAAAAACTGAGAGATGAAAAGGGAGACTTATGTATTTAA
- the acpP gene encoding acyl carrier protein, with protein MELEKLQKIIAEVLNVDTEEVTWDTTFVDDLGADSLDIFQIVMGIEEEFDIEIPTEEVEQIVSVGDAVEQIKRLIG; from the coding sequence ATGGAATTGGAAAAATTACAGAAGATAATAGCAGAGGTTTTAAATGTGGATACAGAAGAAGTGACTTGGGACACCACATTTGTAGATGATTTGGGTGCAGACTCTCTGGATATTTTCCAAATTGTGATGGGTATCGAGGAAGAATTTGATATTGAAATCCCAACAGAAGAAGTGGAGCAAATTGTTTCTGTAGGAGATGCAGTAGAACAGATTAAGCGTTTAATCGGATAA
- the plsX gene encoding phosphate acyltransferase PlsX, which produces MIKVAVDAMGGDYAPSEAIKGAVAAVKEKDNVEVYLVGKQEILERELASCTYPKERIHIVGASEVIETGEPPVAAIRGKKNSSIVVGMKLVRQGEADAFVSAGSSGAILVGGTTIVGRIKGVERAPLAPLIPTKDGVSLLIDCGANVDARASHLVQFARMGSIYMEHVMGVKNPRVGIVNIGVEEEKGNALVKETYPLLKECKDINFIGSIEAREIPAGAADVIVSEAFVGNVILKLYEGLGATLISKIKGSMMSSFRSKMGALLVKPAMKKTLKSFDASQYGGAPLLGLKGLVVKCHGNSKETEFKNAIIQCISFKEQRISQRIGENLVAVQEKKEEI; this is translated from the coding sequence ATGATAAAGGTGGCTGTGGATGCCATGGGCGGTGATTATGCTCCTTCCGAAGCGATTAAAGGTGCGGTAGCTGCTGTAAAGGAAAAGGACAATGTGGAAGTTTATTTAGTGGGCAAACAGGAAATTCTGGAGAGAGAATTAGCATCCTGTACCTATCCCAAGGAGAGAATTCACATTGTAGGAGCAAGCGAGGTTATTGAAACAGGAGAACCGCCGGTAGCCGCTATCCGTGGAAAGAAAAATTCCTCCATTGTAGTAGGAATGAAGCTGGTAAGGCAGGGCGAGGCAGATGCTTTTGTATCTGCGGGAAGCTCAGGCGCTATACTGGTAGGAGGTACTACAATCGTAGGAAGGATTAAAGGTGTGGAGAGAGCGCCGTTAGCTCCCCTTATCCCAACGAAAGACGGGGTATCCTTACTTATTGACTGTGGAGCAAATGTAGATGCAAGGGCTTCTCATTTGGTACAGTTTGCCCGTATGGGTTCTATTTATATGGAGCATGTTATGGGTGTGAAAAATCCCAGAGTGGGAATTGTGAATATTGGTGTAGAGGAAGAAAAGGGAAATGCTCTGGTAAAAGAAACCTATCCTTTGCTGAAGGAGTGTAAGGACATTAACTTTATCGGCAGCATTGAGGCAAGAGAAATTCCGGCAGGGGCAGCAGATGTTATTGTATCGGAAGCCTTTGTGGGAAATGTAATTTTAAAGCTGTATGAAGGTCTGGGGGCTACTTTGATATCTAAAATCAAAGGAAGTATGATGTCCAGCTTCCGCAGTAAAATGGGAGCGCTTCTTGTAAAGCCTGCCATGAAAAAAACACTGAAATCCTTTGATGCCAGCCAGTACGGCGGCGCACCGCTTTTAGGCTTAAAAGGTCTGGTAGTAAAGTGCCATGGCAATTCCAAGGAAACAGAGTTTAAAAATGCCATTATTCAGTGTATTTCATTTAAAGAACAGCGTATCAGCCAGCGTATAGGTGAAAATCTGGTTGCTGTACAAGAGAAAAAAGAGGAGATTTAG
- a CDS encoding helix-turn-helix domain-containing protein — protein sequence MKINETIRQRRIERNLTQEQVANYLGVTAPAVNKWEKGTSYPDITTLPALARILETDLNTLLSFKEELTEQEIAIFLNTLSELLEKEGFLKVYEIAMEKIREYPVCYPLLLNVAMFLEGAGMYSKEGKKDLKIHKKEIEALYHRVLNSPNQNEKNYAQSMLISKYIQRKEYEKAEEMLQSLPEKTSVDKKQLQINLFLSRGKLEEAAKLEEEKLFSSITEIQSVLLMLMEIALKQERKEDAEYFAEVSKQAAKLFDLWEYYSYAAHFQLYLAQKDRVKCLKILFPMMKALTKSWEINQSPLYRHIKTKKTEKGFGLKLRKALIQELCEDEEASFLKECEDVQKLLKEAEADEKM from the coding sequence ATGAAAATAAATGAAACTATCCGACAGAGACGCATAGAGAGAAATTTAACGCAGGAGCAGGTGGCAAATTATTTGGGCGTTACAGCTCCCGCAGTCAATAAATGGGAGAAGGGAACTTCTTATCCCGACATCACCACTTTACCTGCATTGGCAAGAATTTTAGAAACGGATTTAAACACGTTATTATCCTTTAAAGAGGAACTGACGGAGCAAGAAATTGCAATTTTTTTAAACACTCTATCAGAGCTGCTGGAAAAAGAAGGCTTTTTAAAGGTTTATGAAATTGCTATGGAAAAAATCAGAGAATATCCGGTATGCTATCCGCTGCTTCTAAATGTGGCGATGTTTTTAGAGGGAGCAGGGATGTACAGCAAGGAAGGGAAAAAAGACTTAAAAATACATAAAAAAGAAATTGAAGCCCTATATCATCGGGTGTTGAACAGTCCTAATCAGAATGAGAAAAATTATGCTCAGTCCATGTTGATTTCCAAGTATATTCAGCGAAAAGAATATGAAAAAGCAGAAGAAATGCTGCAATCTCTGCCGGAGAAAACTTCTGTGGACAAGAAACAATTACAGATAAATCTTTTTCTTTCCCGTGGAAAATTAGAAGAAGCTGCAAAGCTGGAGGAAGAAAAACTATTTTCATCCATTACAGAAATTCAGAGTGTTTTATTGATGCTGATGGAGATTGCATTAAAACAAGAAAGAAAAGAAGACGCAGAATATTTCGCAGAGGTGTCAAAGCAGGCGGCAAAATTATTTGATTTGTGGGAATATTATTCTTATGCAGCGCATTTTCAGCTATACCTTGCCCAAAAAGACAGAGTCAAATGCTTGAAAATACTGTTTCCTATGATGAAAGCTTTGACGAAGAGCTGGGAAATCAATCAATCTCCTTTGTATCGTCATATTAAAACAAAAAAGACGGAAAAGGGATTTGGATTGAAATTAAGAAAAGCGCTTATTCAAGAGCTATGCGAGGATGAGGAGGCGTCTTTTTTAAAAGAGTGTGAAGATGTGCAGAAGCTTTTGAAAGAAGCTGAAGCAGATGAAAAAATGTAA
- a CDS encoding folate family ECF transporter S component, whose translation MFKNNSKENIFLSSAKELKKVQALSVCAMFAALSLILNQVASITIGPYIKIGFSGIPNQLADYLFGPVTGGLFAGILDVVKYFMKPDGPFFFGFTFNAILASLIYGCFYYKKKLTLKRVLLAKFVVFLVVNVILSTLWLDMLYGKGFLALLPMRALKNVIMWPIDSFIFFSITKVIEQTGVFRPLKRTA comes from the coding sequence ATGTTCAAAAATAATTCAAAAGAGAACATTTTTTTATCTTCAGCAAAAGAGCTGAAGAAGGTTCAGGCATTATCAGTATGTGCCATGTTTGCAGCTTTATCTTTAATTTTAAATCAGGTGGCGTCCATTACCATTGGACCATATATTAAAATCGGTTTTTCCGGTATTCCAAACCAGCTGGCAGACTACTTATTCGGTCCTGTTACAGGCGGCTTGTTTGCGGGAATTTTGGATGTTGTAAAATATTTTATGAAACCGGATGGTCCGTTTTTCTTTGGTTTTACTTTTAATGCAATTTTAGCATCTCTGATTTATGGTTGTTTCTATTATAAAAAGAAATTAACGTTAAAGAGAGTGTTACTTGCAAAATTTGTTGTATTTTTAGTAGTAAACGTTATTTTAAGTACTCTGTGGCTGGATATGCTTTACGGAAAAGGATTTCTTGCATTACTGCCTATGCGTGCGTTAAAGAATGTAATTATGTGGCCGATTGACTCTTTTATCTTCTTTAGTATTACAAAGGTAATTGAGCAGACAGGAGTATTCAGACCATTGAAAAGAACTGCATAA
- a CDS encoding GNAT family N-acetyltransferase, whose translation MNGNIRKANAQDYQQVERLMQQVHILHANWRPDIYKHCSVVLSEERFLEHIKNEEIVVLEKENSVIGVMIYLTRNISGGLMQDRKILFIDALAVDEKERGNGFGHQLLDYLVRLYKDLQYDGLELQVNAKNLTAMELYTKYGFTPKSINMELL comes from the coding sequence ATGAATGGAAATATCCGTAAAGCCAATGCTCAGGATTACCAACAAGTTGAACGGCTTATGCAGCAAGTTCATATTCTGCATGCAAACTGGAGACCTGATATTTACAAGCACTGCTCTGTGGTATTATCCGAAGAACGGTTTCTTGAACATATCAAAAATGAAGAAATTGTAGTATTAGAAAAAGAAAACTCTGTTATCGGAGTCATGATTTATCTTACCAGAAACATATCCGGCGGACTTATGCAGGACAGAAAAATATTATTTATTGACGCCTTGGCAGTTGATGAAAAAGAACGTGGAAATGGTTTTGGACATCAGCTTTTAGATTACCTTGTCCGTCTCTATAAAGATTTACAGTATGATGGATTGGAATTACAGGTAAATGCCAAAAACCTCACCGCTATGGAATTGTATACCAAATATGGCTTTACTCCGAAAAGTATCAATATGGAATTACTGTAA
- a CDS encoding alpha-mannosidase, with translation MKTTVHIISHSHWDREWYMAFEKHRMKLVELLDTASDLLENNENYRSFHMDGHTAAYDDYLEIKPEQKERIKKLVQEGKLTAGPWYVLQDEFLTSGEACVRNLLTGRKEALKLGKLCPIGYFPDAFGNAGQMPQVLAQAGMEAVAFGRGVKSIGFNNETLEKGTYETAYSEINWQSPDGSTLLGILFPNWYNNGMEIPVEPEEAKKFWDKKLADVRQYAGTSQLLFMNGCDHQPVQKDLPQAIETAKKLYPEIEFIHSDFETYVKAVKEELGENISVVKGELTSQETDGRFTLVNTASNRIDLKQLNRKGETALERKAEPAAVLAGLEGKKYPKELLEYSWKVLMQNHPHDSICSCNVDEVNDEVAIRFVKSRQVAEQLCKESMEYLTEQIDTSNLNSENGKVLPFAVYNFTGWNKTDVVSAVLDVDRCFENIQEKAYWEMQNIKLPVFVLKDAEGNIVDAKIEDMGTAFDYLLPDDKFRQPYMARQVRVTFEAKEVPAMGYRVYHLQEAEAKQADDTKTLITGSNTMENENIRVEIHEDGSYTLTNLKTGRVYSHIGYYEETGDIGNEYIYVQDTNGQAITTQNKPAKITLAEDTPFCAKYHICQSIEVPESAAKELEIAQKSFQECYNRHIGRSDKMVELAIETELTLEKSSKSLKIQTTIHNTAKDHRVRVVIPTGLAADTHFADSAFEVVERNNRHSKQWENPSGCDRQQSFVAMQDEKDGMLIANHGLYEYEVLPDMENAIAVTLLRCVGELGDWGYFPTPKAQMQGTYTLSYEILPFADGERLDVYTLGYQFQNELMAVPTGIHTGVNPQEKGFFNWTGEGVNFSGLKQQENGSDIMVRFINVTELPREIEIQKQSWMEKMYKSNVIEEEKEGLEVREDGMYHVVLKPFEILTLGIR, from the coding sequence ATGAAAACAACAGTACATATTATTTCACATTCTCATTGGGACAGAGAATGGTACATGGCATTTGAAAAACACAGAATGAAACTGGTGGAACTGCTGGATACAGCATCCGATTTACTGGAAAATAATGAAAATTACCGCAGCTTCCACATGGACGGACATACTGCTGCTTATGATGATTATCTGGAAATCAAACCGGAGCAGAAGGAAAGAATTAAAAAATTAGTTCAGGAAGGAAAGCTTACAGCAGGACCTTGGTATGTATTGCAGGATGAATTCCTGACAAGTGGAGAGGCTTGTGTTCGAAATTTATTGACAGGTCGCAAAGAAGCCCTGAAGCTGGGAAAATTATGTCCAATCGGATATTTTCCGGATGCCTTCGGAAATGCAGGACAGATGCCGCAGGTACTTGCACAGGCAGGTATGGAAGCAGTTGCCTTTGGACGTGGGGTAAAATCCATTGGCTTTAACAATGAAACCTTGGAAAAAGGAACTTATGAAACAGCATATTCTGAAATTAATTGGCAGTCACCGGATGGAAGTACATTATTAGGCATCTTATTCCCGAACTGGTACAATAACGGAATGGAAATTCCTGTTGAGCCGGAGGAAGCAAAGAAATTCTGGGATAAGAAGCTTGCAGATGTAAGACAGTATGCGGGAACCAGCCAGCTCCTTTTTATGAACGGATGTGACCACCAGCCTGTACAGAAGGATTTACCACAGGCTATTGAAACAGCTAAAAAGTTATATCCGGAAATTGAATTTATTCATTCCGATTTTGAAACGTATGTAAAAGCCGTCAAAGAAGAGCTTGGCGAAAACATTTCTGTTGTAAAGGGAGAACTGACCAGTCAGGAAACAGACGGACGTTTTACATTGGTAAATACTGCTTCCAACAGAATTGATTTGAAACAGTTAAACAGAAAAGGCGAAACAGCGCTGGAGCGTAAAGCAGAACCGGCAGCAGTTTTAGCGGGACTGGAAGGAAAGAAATATCCGAAAGAGCTTTTAGAATATAGCTGGAAGGTTTTGATGCAGAACCATCCGCATGACAGTATTTGCAGCTGTAACGTAGATGAAGTAAATGATGAAGTGGCTATTCGTTTTGTAAAGAGCAGACAGGTAGCAGAGCAGCTGTGCAAGGAAAGCATGGAATACTTAACAGAGCAGATAGATACATCAAATTTGAACAGTGAAAACGGTAAGGTATTGCCATTTGCAGTTTATAACTTCACGGGCTGGAATAAAACAGACGTGGTAAGCGCTGTATTAGACGTAGACAGATGCTTTGAAAATATACAGGAAAAAGCTTACTGGGAAATGCAGAATATAAAGCTGCCTGTATTTGTATTAAAGGATGCCGAAGGAAATATCGTAGATGCAAAAATTGAAGATATGGGTACGGCATTTGATTATCTTTTACCGGATGATAAATTCCGCCAGCCATACATGGCAAGACAGGTTCGTGTGACCTTTGAGGCAAAAGAGGTTCCGGCAATGGGATACAGAGTATATCATTTACAGGAAGCAGAAGCAAAGCAGGCAGATGATACAAAGACATTGATTACCGGCAGCAACACAATGGAAAATGAAAATATCCGTGTGGAAATTCATGAAGACGGAAGCTATACACTTACAAACCTGAAAACAGGTCGTGTTTATTCACATATCGGATATTATGAAGAAACAGGCGATATCGGAAACGAGTACATTTATGTACAGGATACAAACGGTCAGGCAATTACAACACAGAATAAGCCGGCAAAAATTACTCTTGCAGAGGATACTCCTTTCTGTGCAAAATATCATATTTGCCAGAGTATAGAAGTACCGGAAAGCGCAGCCAAGGAATTGGAAATTGCACAGAAATCTTTCCAGGAGTGCTATAACCGCCATATCGGCCGCAGTGATAAAATGGTTGAGCTGGCAATTGAAACAGAACTTACTTTGGAGAAATCCTCCAAGAGTCTGAAGATACAGACAACTATTCACAACACAGCAAAAGACCACAGAGTTCGTGTTGTAATTCCGACAGGACTTGCAGCTGATACACATTTTGCAGACTCTGCTTTTGAGGTAGTAGAAAGAAATAATCGCCACAGCAAACAGTGGGAAAATCCAAGCGGCTGTGACCGTCAGCAGAGCTTTGTGGCAATGCAGGACGAAAAAGACGGTATGCTGATTGCAAACCACGGATTGTATGAGTATGAAGTGCTGCCGGATATGGAAAACGCCATTGCAGTTACACTTCTTCGCTGCGTGGGTGAATTGGGTGACTGGGGATATTTCCCGACTCCAAAAGCACAGATGCAGGGAACTTATACACTTTCCTATGAAATTCTGCCATTTGCAGATGGAGAAAGACTGGATGTTTATACACTGGGATATCAGTTCCAGAATGAACTGATGGCAGTTCCGACAGGTATTCATACAGGGGTTAATCCGCAGGAAAAGGGCTTCTTCAACTGGACAGGAGAAGGGGTAAACTTCAGTGGACTGAAACAGCAGGAAAATGGTTCTGATATTATGGTTCGCTTTATAAATGTTACAGAATTACCTCGTGAAATTGAAATTCAGAAACAGAGCTGGATGGAAAAAATGTATAAGAGTAATGTCATCGAGGAAGAAAAAGAAGGTCTGGAAGTAAGGGAAGACGGAATGTACCATGTGGTATTGAAACCATTTGAAATTCTGACTTTAGGTATTAGATAG